One part of the Ktedonobacterales bacterium genome encodes these proteins:
- a CDS encoding MazG-like family protein yields MTSAYSFQELIDMTRTVIAAFAAAEQRPWTIEATMIELMKQAGDLSKHVMMAERYYLPDRAGDPSYATTKDDIADELADIFYCLIRIAEHYHIDLEQAHLQARRNEMRYLGKEPDF; encoded by the coding sequence ATGACAAGCGCCTACAGCTTCCAAGAGTTGATCGACATGACGCGAACGGTCATCGCGGCCTTCGCTGCTGCTGAGCAGCGCCCCTGGACTATCGAAGCGACGATGATAGAATTGATGAAGCAGGCCGGCGATCTCTCAAAGCATGTTATGATGGCCGAACGCTATTACCTCCCTGACCGTGCAGGTGATCCCAGCTATGCCACCACCAAAGACGATATTGCTGACGAGTTGGCCGATATTTTCTACTGTCTGATTCGCATCGCCGAGCATTATCATATCGATCTGGAGCAGGCGCATCTTCAGGCGCGAAGGAACGAGATGCGCTATCTAGGGAAAGAACCC